From one Streptomyces sp. N50 genomic stretch:
- a CDS encoding replication-associated recombination protein A — MEPDLFTAAAEERQEKDPSSSPLAVRMRPRTLDEVVGQQHLLKPGSPLRRLVGEGAGGPAGPSSVILWGPPGTGKTTLAYVVSKATNKRFVELSAITAGVKEVRAVIDGARRATGGFGKETVLFLDEIHRFSKAQQDSLLPAVENRWITLIAATTENPYFSVISPLLSRSLLLTLEPLTDEDLRALLRRASSDERGLKDAVTLPEDSENHLLRIAGGDARRALTALEAAAGAALDKGEPDITLQTLEETVDRAAVKYDRDGDQHYDVASALIKSIRGSDVDAALHYLARMIEAGEDPRFIARRLMISASEDIGLADPNALPIAVAAAQAVAMIGFPEAALTLSHATIALALAPKSNAATNAIGAAMEDVRKGHAGPVPMHLRDGHYKGAAKLGHAQGYVYPHDLPEGIAEQQYAPEELKDREYYEPTRHGAEARYADAVEWTRKHLGRKRS, encoded by the coding sequence GTGGAGCCCGACCTATTCACCGCCGCCGCGGAAGAACGCCAGGAGAAGGACCCGTCCAGCAGTCCCCTGGCGGTGCGGATGCGCCCGCGCACCCTCGACGAGGTCGTGGGCCAGCAGCACCTGCTGAAGCCGGGCTCGCCCTTGCGCCGGTTGGTCGGTGAGGGGGCGGGCGGCCCGGCCGGACCGTCCTCGGTGATCCTCTGGGGGCCGCCCGGCACCGGCAAGACGACCCTCGCGTACGTCGTCTCCAAGGCGACGAACAAGCGGTTCGTCGAGCTGTCCGCGATCACCGCCGGGGTCAAGGAGGTCCGCGCGGTCATCGACGGCGCCCGCCGCGCAACCGGAGGCTTCGGCAAGGAGACCGTCCTCTTCCTCGACGAGATCCACCGCTTCAGCAAGGCCCAGCAGGACTCCCTCCTCCCGGCCGTCGAGAACCGCTGGATCACCCTGATCGCGGCGACCACGGAGAACCCGTACTTCTCGGTGATCTCCCCGCTCCTGTCCCGCTCCCTCCTCCTCACCCTCGAACCCCTCACGGACGAGGACCTGCGCGCCCTGCTCCGCCGGGCCTCGAGCGACGAGCGCGGTCTGAAGGACGCGGTCACGCTCCCCGAGGACAGTGAGAACCACCTGCTGCGCATCGCCGGTGGTGACGCCCGCCGCGCGCTGACCGCCCTGGAGGCCGCCGCCGGGGCCGCCCTCGACAAGGGCGAGCCGGACATCACCCTCCAGACCCTGGAGGAGACGGTCGACCGTGCGGCGGTGAAGTACGACCGCGACGGCGACCAGCACTACGACGTGGCCAGCGCCCTCATCAAGTCCATCCGGGGTTCGGACGTCGACGCGGCCCTGCACTACCTCGCCCGCATGATCGAGGCTGGCGAGGACCCCCGCTTCATCGCCCGCCGCCTGATGATCTCCGCCAGCGAGGACATCGGCCTGGCCGATCCGAACGCCCTGCCGATCGCGGTCGCCGCCGCCCAGGCCGTAGCGATGATCGGGTTCCCGGAGGCCGCGCTCACCCTCAGCCACGCCACCATCGCGCTCGCCCTCGCGCCCAAGTCGAACGCGGCGACCAACGCGATCGGCGCCGCCATGGAGGACGTACGCAAGGGGCACGCGGGCCCAGTGCCCATGCATCTGCGGGACGGGCACTACAAGGGCGCGGCCAAGCTCGGTCACGCCCAGGGGTACGTCTACCCGCACGACCTGCCCGAGGGGATCGCCGAGCAGCAGTACGCCCCGGAGGAGCTGAAGGACCGCGAGTACTACGAGCCGACCCGGCACGGTGCCGAGGCACGATACGCGGACGCCGTGGAGTGGACCAGAAAACACCTTGGTCGTAAGCGGTCCTGA